The following proteins are encoded in a genomic region of Musa acuminata AAA Group cultivar baxijiao chromosome BXJ2-11, Cavendish_Baxijiao_AAA, whole genome shotgun sequence:
- the LOC135627381 gene encoding transcription factor MYB4-like — protein sequence MGRAPCCEKVGLRRGAWSAEEDRILVEYIQRHGHGNWRAMPKKAGLLRCGKSCRLRWTNYLRPDIRRGNFTAEEEDTIISLHEKLGNKWSAIAASLPGRTDNEIKNLWHTHLKKRMDPKEATQAPKKRRRKKKRDPKNESEPERVNPQADADSGNPRCDVIEVSVEESYSGFSSAATADSSAVSGEVTSSNMEAREEESYDSKEVAVIDESFWLDEAFSMESSTESMTLASLQVPSSAAGAAVGESLSYFGSTTSDDMDFWLKVFMEAEHLDDLPRINPADVQVI from the exons ATGGGGAGAGCTCCTTGCTGTGAGAAGGTGGGTCTCAGAAGGGGGGCATGGAGTGCAGAAGAGGACAGGATTCTGGTCGAGTACATCCAGAGACATGGCCACGGGAACTGGCGAGCCATGCCCAAGAAAGCAG GGCTGTTGAGATGTGGGAAGAGTTGCAGACTGCGGTGGACGAACTACCTCAGGCCGGACATCAGGCGAGGCAACTTCACCGCGGAGGAAGAGGACACGATCATAAGCCTGCACGAGAAGCTTGGCAACAA ATGGTCTGCGATCGCAGCCAGTTTGCCGGGTCGaacggacaacgagatcaagaacctgTGGCACACCCACTTGAAGAAGCGCATGGATCCGAAGGAGGCGACGCAAGcgccgaagaagaggaggaggaagaagaagcgtgATCCCAAGAACGAATCGGAACCCGAGCGAGTAAACCCGCAAGCGGACGCAGACTCGGGTAATCCGAGATGTGATGTGATCGAGGTATCGGTGGAAGAATCATACAGTGGCTTCTCCTCCGCGGCCACCGCTGATTCCTCGGCCGTGTCGGGAGAGGTTACCAGCAGCAACATGGAGGCCAGGGAGGAGGAGAGCTACGATTCCAAAGAAGTGGCGGTGATCGATGAGAGCTTTTGGTTGGACGAAGCGTTCTCGATGGAGAGTTCCACGGAATCCATGACGCTTGCGTCGCTGCAAGTCCCTTCGTCTGCAGCCGGAGCTGCGGTGGGTGAGAGTCTGAGCTACTTCGGCTCCACCACCAGCGACGACATGGACTTCTGGTTGAAGGTGTTCATGGAAGCTGAACACTTGGATGATCTGCCACGAATCAATCCTGCGGATGTGCAAGTGATCTGA
- the LOC135627380 gene encoding putative wall-associated receptor kinase-like 16 codes for MKIYELEELEKATNHFDKTRIVGGGGHGHVFKGILSDQRVVAIKRPNITNQVEIAQFVNEVFILSQTNHRNVVKFFGCCLQTQVPYLVFEFISGGTLSDHLLGVEGVSPLSFEERLRIATEVAKALSYLHTEASITIFHRDIKSSNILLDERNTAKLADFGASRAVSFEQTSIATGVQGTFGYLDPEYHQTGRLTEKSDVYSFGVILAELLTGKLAIPRQENDVVRYLVMDFLVALKENSLFKVLDPLILKEGSREAVERIARLVERCLKLNGNDRPTMREVEDELEAVRSKKTKADDTMVSGNRGGAASSETIRRMSNEGGTTTSTEAIGTSSTMQYSVEMELALLGEMPR; via the coding sequence ATGAAGATCTATGAGCTAGAGGAGTTGGAAAAGGCCACCAATCATTTCGACAAAACCCGAATCGTCGGCGGCGGAGGCCATGGCCACGTCTTTAAAGGAATCCTGTCCGACCAACGCGTGGTTGCTATTAAAAGGCCCAATATAACCAATCAAGTTGAGATTGCCCAATTCGTCAATGAAGTCTTCATTCTTTCTCAGACCAACCACAGGAATGTGGTTAAGTTCTTCGGGTGCTGCCTACAGACCCAAGTCCCCTACCTAGTCTTCGAGTTCATCTCCGGTGGTACGCTCTCCGATCATCTCCTAGGTGTCGAAGGGGTCTCGCCTCTGTCATTCGAAGAACGTTTGAGGATCGCCACAGAAGTAGCAAAAGCACTGTCCTATCTCCACACCGAAGCCTCCATAACCATTTTCCACAGAGATATCAAGTCGTCCAACATACTACTCGACGAGAGGAACACCGCCAAACTAGCGGACTTCGGTGCTTCCAGGGCTGTTTCCTTCGAGCAAACTTCGATAGCTACGGGTGTTCAAGGAACATTTGGATATCTGGATCCTGAGTACCACCAAACAGGAAGACTAACTGAGAAAAGCGATGTGTATAGCTTCGGAGTCATTCTGGCGGAGTTGCTGACCGGCAAGCTTGCCATTCCTCGCCAGGAGAACGATGTGGTGAGATATCTAGTCATGGATTTCCTAGTTGCACTCAAAGAAAATTCACTGTTTAAAGTTCTAGACCCTTTAATCCTCAAAGAGGGGAGCCGAGAAGCAGTCGAAAGGATTGCAAGGCTGGTGGAGAGGTGCCTCAAACTGAACGGTAATGACAGGCCAACGATGAGAGAGGTGGAGGATGAGCTCGAAGCCGTAAGATCCAAGAAGACGAAAGCTGATGACACCATGGTTTCAGGGAACAGAGGCGGCGCTGCATCGTCTGAAACTATTCGAAGAATGAGCAACGAGGGAGGCACGACAACATCAACCGAAGCAATCGGGACGAGTTCAACGATGCAGTACAGCGTGGAGATGGAACTCGCGTTGTTAGGTGAAATGCCACGTTGA